The Conexivisphaera calida genome includes a region encoding these proteins:
- a CDS encoding alcohol dehydrogenase catalytic domain-containing protein, producing MRAAIFGTPGIENLEVRDVEVPRPGPHDVLVRVVRAGVNPVDRFTVTGMRQARPMPHVPGAEFAGIVEEVGEEVEGISRGDAVVDYPRVFCGRCDMCISGREMLCRTGGVLGVASNGGFSEFALIPEAAAFRVDASLGWDLLASLPVSALTAYHGLRASGLRAGETVVVVGASGNTGMFAVQLARIMGARVIAVSRRPRGWLMDMGADDVVEPGSAAEAVSRFTDGRMANVVVDSLGSETTPLSIGLLGPGGRLVSYGTLTGGTVPVDMRQVYSREISIIGSTGGTRAEFGELISIAGSRGLVVRVWRTYPLGEVRRALEDLSAHDRDGRIMLDVERRR from the coding sequence GTGAGGGCCGCAATCTTCGGGACCCCCGGCATAGAGAACCTCGAGGTCCGCGACGTCGAGGTCCCAAGGCCGGGGCCGCACGACGTCCTGGTCAGGGTCGTGCGCGCGGGCGTGAACCCCGTGGACCGCTTCACCGTGACGGGCATGAGGCAGGCGCGCCCGATGCCCCACGTGCCGGGCGCAGAGTTCGCCGGGATCGTCGAGGAGGTCGGGGAGGAGGTCGAGGGCATATCCCGCGGGGACGCCGTGGTGGATTACCCGAGGGTCTTCTGCGGCCGCTGCGACATGTGCATCTCCGGCAGGGAGATGCTCTGCAGGACCGGAGGGGTCCTCGGGGTCGCGTCGAACGGCGGCTTCTCCGAGTTCGCGCTCATCCCGGAGGCCGCGGCCTTCAGGGTCGACGCGTCCCTCGGGTGGGACCTGCTGGCCAGCCTCCCCGTCTCGGCGCTGACGGCCTACCACGGGCTCCGCGCCTCGGGCCTCAGGGCCGGCGAGACCGTCGTCGTGGTCGGGGCGTCGGGGAACACGGGGATGTTCGCCGTCCAGCTCGCCCGCATCATGGGGGCGCGCGTCATCGCCGTCTCCAGGAGGCCCAGGGGGTGGCTGATGGACATGGGCGCGGACGACGTCGTGGAGCCGGGCTCGGCGGCCGAGGCCGTGTCGAGGTTCACCGACGGGAGGATGGCGAACGTGGTCGTGGACTCGCTCGGCTCGGAGACGACCCCCCTGAGCATCGGCCTTCTGGGCCCCGGGGGGAGGCTCGTCAGCTACGGGACCCTGACGGGAGGGACGGTCCCCGTCGACATGAGGCAGGTGTACTCCAGGGAGATATCCATCATAGGCTCCACCGGCGGCACTCGCGCGGAGTTCGGGGAGCTGATCTCCATTGCCGGATCCCGCGGCCTGGTAGTCCGCGTCTGGAGGACGTACCCGCTGGGCGAGGTGAGGAGGGCGCTGGAGGACCTGTCCGCGCACGACAGGGACGGCAGGATCATGCTGGACGTCGAGCGCCGACGATGA
- a CDS encoding mandelate racemase/muconate lactonizing enzyme family protein: MDRIRGVEAIVVGERGSAATWASVAVIVRVETSSGRMGYGEAVPTLRTGQVVEATKRLASVVVGMDPHAIELIHRTWMREEFYLHRSIESTAALSALDIALWDLKGREFGAPIHELLGGAYRRRVLSYANGWYGNCRTPGDFAEAASRVVKMGYRGLKFDPFGGYFDYIDGAGVRRAAEIVSAVREAVGEDVHLMIEHHGRFSYESAVRIADAISRYSPLFMEEPVHPHDLEGLRRYRSLTRVPVALGERILNKEEALQYLREGLVDFLQVDLTNVGGVTEAWKIAALADSFGVKMAYHNAFGPVQNAATLQLDATVPNFMIQETFYDFFPQWKRDLIGDATKVVDGYHAVPDGPGIGVDVREDVLESHRAEGLEERVPGEPVWVVRGTWVEDDASRIP, translated from the coding sequence ATGGACAGGATCAGGGGAGTTGAGGCGATAGTCGTCGGCGAGAGGGGATCCGCCGCCACTTGGGCATCGGTGGCCGTGATCGTGAGGGTCGAGACCTCGAGCGGCAGGATGGGATACGGCGAGGCCGTGCCCACCCTCAGGACCGGGCAGGTGGTCGAGGCCACGAAGAGGCTGGCGTCCGTGGTCGTGGGCATGGATCCCCACGCGATAGAGCTCATCCACAGGACCTGGATGAGGGAGGAGTTCTACCTTCACCGCTCGATAGAGTCGACGGCCGCGCTCTCCGCGCTCGACATAGCGCTCTGGGACCTGAAGGGGAGGGAGTTCGGGGCCCCCATCCACGAGCTGCTGGGCGGCGCGTACAGGAGGAGGGTCCTCTCATACGCGAACGGATGGTACGGGAACTGCAGGACCCCCGGGGACTTCGCGGAGGCCGCGTCCAGGGTCGTGAAGATGGGGTACAGGGGCCTCAAGTTCGATCCATTCGGCGGGTACTTCGACTACATAGACGGGGCCGGCGTCAGGAGGGCCGCCGAGATCGTGTCAGCGGTCAGGGAGGCCGTGGGCGAGGACGTCCACCTCATGATAGAGCACCACGGCAGGTTCAGCTACGAGTCAGCGGTGAGGATAGCTGACGCGATCTCGAGGTATTCCCCCCTCTTCATGGAGGAGCCCGTCCACCCTCACGACCTCGAGGGGCTCAGGAGGTACAGGTCCCTCACCCGCGTCCCCGTGGCCCTGGGCGAGAGGATCCTGAACAAGGAGGAGGCGCTCCAGTACCTGAGGGAGGGCCTCGTGGACTTCCTCCAGGTGGACCTCACCAACGTGGGAGGCGTGACCGAGGCGTGGAAGATAGCGGCCCTCGCCGACTCCTTCGGAGTCAAGATGGCGTACCACAACGCCTTCGGCCCGGTGCAGAACGCCGCCACGCTCCAGCTCGACGCGACCGTGCCGAACTTCATGATCCAGGAGACGTTCTACGACTTCTTCCCGCAGTGGAAGAGGGACCTGATAGGGGACGCGACGAAGGTGGTCGACGGCTACCACGCGGTCCCGGATGGCCCCGGAATCGGCGTCGACGTGAGGGAGGACGTGCTGGAGTCGCACAGGGCCGAGGGGCTGGAGGAGCGGGTCCCCGGCGAGCCCGTCTGGGTCGTCAGGGGCACATGGGTGGAGGACGACGCGAGCAGGATACCTTGA
- a CDS encoding alcohol dehydrogenase catalytic domain-containing protein, which translates to MVRAAVIEEFGRDLRMEDVEMEPGPGEVPVEVRASGICGRDLVVWRGGFRNLRPPLIPGHEVFGELDGRPVGVFGAITCGTCRYCRSGKENLCESLTFLGEGRPGGYAEVVDVPLGNVFDLPDSDYPRYAAAACPLATAIHSSRIAGIREGERVLVTGAGGGVGIHAIQYLRAIGAKVISATSEGKVDVVSRYSDQVVTGREFSRDVREVDAVLEIVGSDTVNESLRSLRREGRLVLVGNVGGRSIELVRPAMSIMREHAILGSAAFTKSEYLEAVRMIHEGMIEPHYRTYPLEGVNDAYRDVAGGRIVGRAVLVP; encoded by the coding sequence GTGGTAAGGGCCGCGGTGATCGAGGAGTTCGGGAGGGACCTGAGGATGGAGGACGTTGAGATGGAGCCGGGGCCGGGGGAGGTCCCGGTCGAGGTCAGGGCCAGCGGGATCTGCGGGAGGGATCTCGTGGTCTGGAGGGGAGGATTCAGGAACCTCAGGCCTCCTCTGATACCGGGCCACGAGGTGTTCGGGGAGCTGGACGGAAGGCCGGTCGGCGTGTTCGGGGCCATCACGTGCGGGACGTGCAGGTACTGCAGGAGCGGGAAGGAGAACCTGTGCGAGAGCCTGACATTCCTCGGGGAGGGGCGCCCGGGAGGGTACGCGGAGGTCGTCGACGTCCCCCTCGGGAACGTGTTCGACCTCCCGGACTCCGACTATCCCAGGTACGCGGCCGCGGCTTGTCCCCTGGCGACCGCCATCCACTCCTCCAGGATCGCGGGGATCAGGGAGGGGGAGAGGGTCCTGGTGACGGGGGCCGGAGGTGGGGTCGGGATACACGCGATACAGTACCTGAGGGCGATCGGGGCGAAGGTGATCTCCGCCACCTCGGAGGGCAAGGTGGACGTCGTCTCCAGGTACTCGGACCAGGTGGTCACGGGGCGGGAGTTCTCGAGGGACGTCCGGGAGGTGGACGCGGTGCTGGAGATCGTGGGCTCGGACACCGTGAACGAGAGCCTGAGGAGCCTGAGGAGGGAGGGCAGGCTGGTGCTCGTGGGCAACGTGGGCGGCAGGAGCATCGAGCTCGTGAGGCCGGCGATGAGCATCATGAGGGAGCACGCGATACTGGGATCCGCGGCCTTCACCAAGTCCGAGTACCTGGAGGCGGTGAGGATGATACACGAGGGGATGATAGAGCCGCACTACAGGACCTATCCGCTCGAGGGGGTGAACGACGCGTACCGCGACGTCGCGGGCGGAAGGATCGTGGGGAGGGCGGTGCTAGTCCCCTGA
- a CDS encoding aldehyde dehydrogenase family protein, protein MRKSLLLIDGEWVNPSGGEFLTKLNPSTGEQLGQFASATPDDVGRAVDAAYDAQRSWEKLTSVERARYIWRTIEIIRSRRSELEELLVEEVGKPAREAAQEVDGVLDQLTYYAEMARKIIGDVVEGTKPDRVILQYRVPYGVVAAITPWNFPAGMIARKVGPALVTGNTVVLKPSSDTPFVGEWLARAFQESGLPRGVLNFVTGRGSIIGSAMTANRKVALITLTGETGTGKEVMASAANSMAKVILELGGKAPFMVWRDADLELAARVLMWAKYWNAGQSCIAAERLFVHADVYDAFMRRFLELTSSLRVGDPRRNEMGPLINGGQLKKVSEMVDVARRDGLRVLYGGSRPSLPPPLSGGYHYLPTILEGNDQSSAVFREEIFGPVLPAMKVDGDFGRMIELANDSIYGLASYLFTKDLSLAMRAAREIKFGELYVNMPGPEATQGYHTGFRMSGQAGENSRHGVLEYTKIKNVYFDYGANPLEGEVIPPYS, encoded by the coding sequence ATGAGGAAATCACTTCTCCTTATAGACGGCGAATGGGTCAACCCCTCCGGCGGGGAGTTCCTGACGAAGCTCAACCCCTCCACGGGGGAGCAGCTGGGGCAGTTCGCCTCGGCGACCCCGGACGACGTGGGGAGGGCGGTGGACGCCGCGTACGACGCGCAGCGCTCCTGGGAGAAACTCACGTCCGTGGAGCGCGCCAGGTACATCTGGAGGACCATCGAGATAATACGGTCCAGGAGGTCCGAGCTGGAGGAACTCCTGGTGGAGGAGGTCGGGAAGCCCGCGAGGGAGGCGGCGCAGGAGGTCGACGGGGTCCTGGATCAGCTCACCTACTACGCGGAGATGGCCAGGAAGATCATCGGGGACGTGGTGGAGGGCACGAAGCCCGACAGGGTGATACTGCAGTACCGCGTCCCCTACGGCGTCGTCGCCGCGATAACCCCGTGGAACTTCCCCGCGGGGATGATAGCCAGGAAGGTGGGCCCCGCGCTCGTCACCGGGAACACCGTGGTCCTGAAGCCGAGCTCCGACACCCCGTTCGTCGGGGAGTGGCTCGCGAGGGCCTTCCAGGAGTCGGGGCTCCCCAGGGGGGTCCTGAACTTCGTGACCGGGAGGGGGAGCATCATAGGGTCCGCGATGACCGCGAACAGGAAGGTCGCGCTCATAACGCTGACCGGCGAGACCGGCACCGGGAAGGAGGTCATGGCCTCCGCCGCGAACTCGATGGCCAAGGTGATACTGGAGCTGGGGGGAAAGGCGCCATTCATGGTCTGGAGGGACGCCGACCTGGAGCTCGCCGCGCGCGTCCTGATGTGGGCTAAGTACTGGAACGCCGGGCAGTCCTGCATAGCGGCCGAGAGGCTTTTCGTCCACGCCGACGTGTATGACGCGTTCATGCGCAGGTTCCTGGAGCTCACCTCATCCCTGAGGGTGGGGGACCCCAGGAGGAACGAGATGGGGCCCCTGATAAACGGAGGGCAGCTGAAGAAGGTCTCCGAGATGGTGGACGTGGCCAGGCGCGACGGGCTCAGGGTCCTCTACGGTGGCTCGCGTCCGTCCCTCCCGCCCCCGCTCTCCGGCGGATACCACTACCTCCCCACGATCCTGGAGGGGAACGACCAGAGCTCCGCGGTCTTCAGGGAGGAGATATTCGGCCCCGTGCTCCCGGCCATGAAGGTGGACGGCGACTTCGGGAGGATGATAGAGCTGGCGAACGACTCCATCTACGGGCTCGCCTCATACCTGTTCACGAAGGACCTCTCGCTCGCGATGAGGGCGGCCAGGGAGATAAAGTTCGGCGAGCTGTACGTGAACATGCCGGGCCCCGAGGCCACCCAGGGATACCACACCGGCTTCAGGATGTCCGGGCAGGCGGGCGAGAACTCGAGGCACGGGGTGCTGGAGTACACGAAGATCAAGAACGTGTACTTCGACTACGGCGCGAACCCGCTCGAGGGGGAGGTCATACCCCCGTACTCGTGA
- a CDS encoding dihydrodipicolinate synthase family protein, whose amino-acid sequence MSGDLEGGNGGKMAVRLPSGIITPTVTPLRDGDLDGEGIAELLEFLRRTGVVAAFPAGSLGLFHLLSLSEHKRLISEFASRLPSGMALLPGVHRGNLEDTVDVARHARDVGAAAVVAVPPFYYELGQEEIADYYVELASAADIPVIIYNIPQMARNRIDPETAASVLSRTPMLAGVKDSSRDLAALQGYVSALPGIPVYEGQDDLLLAARALGAHGGVCGTSNFVDLPQRVWSAGADDAPALQGRLSRLMRLLSRYEFPSAYYYLFQAIVMGRRNPTGYMPRPMRPLDGRSAEALLLDFRSIVPG is encoded by the coding sequence ATGAGCGGCGACTTGGAGGGTGGGAACGGAGGGAAAATGGCCGTGCGCCTGCCGAGCGGGATAATCACCCCGACCGTCACGCCCCTGAGGGACGGCGATCTGGACGGGGAGGGGATAGCGGAGCTCCTGGAGTTCCTCAGGCGCACCGGCGTGGTCGCGGCCTTCCCGGCCGGATCCCTGGGCCTATTCCACCTCCTGAGCCTGTCCGAGCACAAGCGCCTGATATCCGAGTTCGCCTCGAGGCTCCCCTCCGGGATGGCCCTCCTCCCCGGGGTCCACCGCGGCAACCTGGAGGACACGGTGGACGTGGCGAGGCACGCGAGGGACGTGGGCGCCGCGGCGGTGGTCGCGGTCCCGCCCTTCTACTACGAGCTGGGCCAGGAGGAGATAGCGGACTACTACGTGGAGCTGGCGAGCGCCGCCGACATACCCGTCATCATCTACAACATACCGCAGATGGCGAGGAACCGCATAGACCCGGAGACGGCCGCGTCCGTCCTCTCGAGGACCCCGATGCTCGCGGGGGTGAAGGACAGCTCGAGGGACCTCGCCGCGCTGCAGGGCTACGTCTCCGCCCTCCCGGGGATCCCCGTCTACGAGGGACAGGACGACCTTCTCCTGGCGGCCAGGGCCCTGGGCGCGCACGGCGGGGTGTGCGGGACCTCGAACTTCGTCGACCTCCCCCAGAGGGTGTGGTCCGCGGGCGCGGATGATGCCCCGGCCCTGCAGGGGAGGCTCTCGCGCCTCATGCGCCTGCTCTCGAGGTACGAGTTCCCGTCCGCCTACTACTACCTCTTCCAGGCGATCGTCATGGGCAGGAGGAATCCGACCGGGTACATGCCGAGGCCGATGAGGCCGCTGGACGGGCGCTCAGCCGAGGCGCTCCTCTTGGATTTCAGGTCCATCGTCCCCGGGTGA
- a CDS encoding alanyl-tRNA editing protein, whose protein sequence is MPTDPIYLRDAYARRFEAVVTASGDDYVVLDRTAFYPGGGGQPPDSGALEFGGRRVDVVEASKMGEDVAHRLQGEVPPPGTAVVGELDWGRRYAHMRLHTAIHLLDALLLRRNVGGEITGGQIYDDRARVDFDWPEFSREALDGLVEEANSEIRRGRRVLVKYLSREEAMAIPNLARTAPGRELLARLSTVRVVEIEGLDVQMDGGTHVADIGEIGTIRPTRVENKGRRNKRVEFILE, encoded by the coding sequence ATGCCGACGGACCCGATCTACCTCAGGGACGCTTACGCGAGGAGGTTCGAGGCGGTCGTCACCGCGTCGGGCGACGACTACGTGGTGCTGGACAGGACCGCGTTCTACCCGGGGGGCGGGGGACAGCCGCCGGACTCGGGGGCGCTCGAGTTCGGGGGGAGGCGCGTGGACGTGGTTGAGGCGTCGAAGATGGGCGAGGACGTGGCCCACAGGCTTCAGGGGGAGGTGCCGCCGCCCGGGACGGCGGTGGTCGGCGAGCTCGACTGGGGGAGGCGGTACGCCCACATGAGGCTCCACACCGCCATACACCTCCTCGACGCGCTCCTGCTCAGGAGGAACGTCGGAGGGGAGATAACCGGGGGACAGATCTACGACGACCGCGCGAGGGTGGACTTCGACTGGCCGGAGTTCTCGAGGGAGGCCCTCGACGGCCTCGTGGAGGAGGCGAACTCCGAGATAAGGAGGGGGAGGAGGGTCCTCGTGAAGTACCTGAGCAGGGAGGAGGCAATGGCGATCCCCAACCTTGCGAGGACCGCGCCGGGGAGGGAGCTGCTGGCGAGGCTGAGCACGGTCAGGGTCGTTGAGATAGAGGGGCTCGACGTCCAGATGGACGGCGGGACCCACGTGGCGGACATAGGGGAGATAGGGACCATAAGGCCCACCCGCGTCGAGAACAAGGGGAGGAGGAACAAGAGGGTGGAGTTCATCCTCGAGTAG
- a CDS encoding MFS transporter has protein sequence MHRNAALAIASRSLVSFAYGFIVAIFPLYLRAIGYGSVEIGLMVFAAMIVNALLGVVAGMLADHYGRKYVLIALLAAFSVASGTFTSLRYAWALAAAAGLAGFAAGSTGGPIGSGGPLGAVQTAIISEVADRRSMSVLLSTAAILEMLSAMGGAFTLSILSYLGAYVYALFYVAAALGVVSVALSAFIVDTGIRSRRLLPSLSYGRILRLSIPTVPCGLGSGIVLPLLSLWFEVRYHVGVGEIGVVFGAMDAMMVVFMLIIPRLSLGIGRLKTIVITRVASSLSFIAMAFSPIFAVAGLFLVLRGAFAMGGMPVRQSFVMTNVHESERATANGFTSFSRNTASSIGPTISGYLMGVDAAALPMYGGLIALLDPLLYYLLFRDKWSSD, from the coding sequence GTGCACAGGAACGCCGCGCTCGCCATAGCGTCCCGCTCCCTCGTCAGCTTCGCCTACGGGTTCATCGTGGCGATCTTCCCGCTCTACCTGAGGGCGATCGGCTACGGGAGCGTCGAGATAGGGCTGATGGTCTTCGCCGCGATGATTGTCAACGCGCTCCTCGGCGTGGTGGCCGGCATGCTGGCGGATCACTACGGGAGGAAGTACGTGCTCATAGCGCTCCTCGCGGCCTTCTCCGTGGCATCCGGGACGTTCACGTCCCTCAGGTACGCGTGGGCGCTCGCCGCGGCCGCCGGCCTCGCGGGCTTCGCGGCCGGATCCACCGGGGGTCCCATAGGGTCCGGCGGGCCCCTCGGCGCCGTCCAGACGGCGATAATATCGGAGGTGGCGGATCGCAGGTCCATGTCGGTCCTGCTGAGCACCGCTGCCATCCTGGAGATGCTGTCCGCGATGGGCGGCGCTTTCACCCTCTCCATCCTGAGCTACCTGGGCGCCTACGTCTACGCGCTCTTCTACGTCGCCGCCGCGCTCGGCGTCGTCTCGGTGGCGCTCTCCGCCTTCATAGTCGACACGGGAATACGGAGCAGGAGGCTCCTCCCCTCGCTGTCGTACGGGAGGATCCTGAGGCTGAGCATACCCACGGTGCCCTGCGGGCTCGGCTCCGGCATCGTCCTCCCCCTCCTGTCCCTCTGGTTCGAGGTCAGGTACCACGTGGGAGTCGGCGAGATAGGCGTCGTCTTCGGGGCGATGGACGCGATGATGGTCGTCTTCATGCTGATCATACCGCGCCTCTCGCTCGGGATAGGCAGGCTGAAGACCATAGTGATCACGCGCGTGGCCAGCTCGCTCTCGTTCATCGCCATGGCGTTCTCGCCGATCTTTGCGGTCGCGGGCCTCTTCCTGGTCCTCCGCGGCGCGTTCGCGATGGGCGGCATGCCCGTCAGGCAGTCGTTCGTCATGACCAACGTGCACGAGAGCGAGAGGGCCACCGCGAACGGATTCACGTCCTTCAGCAGGAACACCGCGTCCTCGATAGGCCCCACCATATCCGGGTACCTCATGGGGGTGGACGCGGCCGCGCTTCCCATGTACGGCGGCCTGATAGCCCTCTTGGATCCGCTCCTCTACTATCTCCTCTTCCGCGACAAGTGGAGCTCGGACTGA
- a CDS encoding glycerate kinase type-2 family protein: MVDRGEVLGILEAGLGAADPEAAVRDAVRRTLPGEADGIVLAAFGKAAYRMSRGAISELGERVRAGIAIVPGGYPSGELGRVEVRVGTHPLPSAINVEASRELVELVRGVGEEGVLLVLISGGGSSLLEVPKDGLSVEELAALSGELMRRGADIRELNAVRKHLSDVKGGQLLRGFRGRACVSLIVSDVVGNPIDSIASGPTAPDPSTYSDALDVLGRYGLLEEFPDAVAILRSGADGRLEETPKPGDPVFSRVRNEVILDNRAALRAMELEAARRGYRAEVLTDSMEGEAREVGKFLGSLSTREGGSAFCAGGETTVTVRGKGRGGRNQEMALAAALQVKRLGNAGRAGVGALATDGVDGNSPAAGAALGSSDIASLDERGARESLAENDSYTFLRRAGLAVEIGATGTNVNDLFVLLIRD; this comes from the coding sequence GTGGTGGACAGGGGCGAGGTCCTGGGGATCCTGGAGGCTGGACTGGGCGCCGCGGACCCGGAGGCGGCCGTGAGGGACGCGGTGCGGCGCACGTTGCCCGGGGAGGCCGACGGGATCGTGCTCGCGGCGTTCGGAAAGGCCGCGTACAGGATGTCGCGCGGGGCCATCTCGGAGCTGGGGGAGCGCGTGCGCGCGGGGATTGCGATCGTGCCGGGGGGATATCCGTCAGGGGAGCTGGGGCGCGTGGAGGTCCGCGTGGGGACCCATCCCCTTCCGTCGGCGATCAACGTCGAGGCGTCCCGCGAGCTGGTGGAGCTGGTCCGCGGGGTCGGCGAGGAAGGGGTGCTCCTCGTGCTGATATCGGGGGGCGGCTCGTCCCTGCTGGAGGTGCCGAAGGACGGGCTGAGCGTGGAGGAGCTGGCGGCGCTCTCGGGCGAGCTGATGAGGAGGGGCGCTGACATAAGGGAGCTGAACGCCGTGAGGAAGCACCTCTCGGACGTGAAGGGGGGCCAGCTGCTCAGGGGGTTCCGGGGGCGCGCGTGCGTCTCCCTGATAGTGTCGGACGTCGTGGGGAACCCGATCGACTCGATCGCCTCCGGTCCAACCGCGCCGGACCCGAGCACCTACTCGGACGCGCTGGACGTGCTGGGCAGGTACGGGCTGCTCGAGGAGTTCCCCGACGCGGTCGCGATACTGAGGTCGGGCGCCGATGGCCGGCTCGAGGAGACGCCCAAGCCCGGGGACCCGGTGTTCTCGAGGGTGAGGAACGAGGTGATCCTGGACAACCGCGCGGCCCTCCGGGCAATGGAGCTAGAGGCCGCGAGGAGGGGGTATCGCGCCGAGGTGCTCACCGACTCGATGGAGGGCGAGGCGAGGGAGGTGGGGAAGTTCCTGGGGTCCCTCTCGACGAGGGAGGGGGGATCGGCCTTCTGCGCGGGGGGCGAGACCACGGTGACGGTGAGGGGGAAGGGGAGGGGCGGGAGGAACCAGGAGATGGCCCTCGCGGCGGCCCTCCAGGTGAAGAGGCTGGGGAACGCGGGGCGCGCCGGGGTGGGGGCCCTGGCCACGGACGGCGTGGACGGGAACTCGCCGGCGGCGGGTGCGGCCCTCGGGTCATCCGACATAGCGTCCCTGGACGAGCGCGGGGCCAGGGAATCGCTCGCGGAGAACGACTCCTACACGTTCCTGAGGCGCGCGGGGCTCGCGGTCGAGATCGGCGCCACGGGGACGAACGTGAACGACCTGTTCGTCCTCCTGATCCGCGACTAG
- a CDS encoding acetate uptake transporter has product MSQNQPFANPGSLGLWGFALTTIVLSFANAGIVHTTGMTLAYMFFWGGMAQVFAGWMDFKRGNMLGGTAFSTYGLFWIGLGFTLLLSLPFSGGEVGLWMFLWGVLTLVYAIGSGIAKATVLTTVFILLVITFMLLAGFYWTGSLTILHAAGWMGIITGLDALYLGAATILNGVSGKKVLPE; this is encoded by the coding sequence ATGAGCCAGAACCAACCGTTCGCCAACCCGGGCAGCCTGGGCCTCTGGGGATTCGCCCTCACCACCATCGTCCTGAGCTTCGCCAACGCTGGGATAGTTCACACCACCGGGATGACCCTGGCCTACATGTTCTTCTGGGGCGGCATGGCCCAGGTATTCGCCGGGTGGATGGACTTCAAGAGGGGAAACATGCTCGGCGGGACCGCGTTCAGCACGTACGGCCTGTTCTGGATAGGACTTGGGTTCACGCTCCTCCTGTCGTTGCCCTTCAGCGGGGGCGAGGTGGGCCTCTGGATGTTCCTGTGGGGAGTGCTCACCCTTGTCTACGCGATAGGCTCCGGCATAGCGAAGGCGACGGTGCTCACGACCGTGTTCATCCTGCTGGTCATAACGTTCATGCTCCTCGCGGGATTCTACTGGACGGGCAGCCTCACGATACTGCACGCCGCCGGCTGGATGGGGATAATAACGGGGCTGGACGCGCTCTACCTCGGGGCCGCAACCATCCTCAACGGAGTATCCGGCAAGAAGGTCCTGCCCGAGTGA